In the genome of candidate division KSB1 bacterium, one region contains:
- a CDS encoding cation:proton antiporter → MDEQLLSVILWMLILLASVVSVEFGLSVAIIEISLGVIGGNFFGLHPTPWITFFAGFGGILLTFLAGAEVDTQVMREKFKES, encoded by the coding sequence ATGGACGAACAACTGCTTTCCGTTATTCTCTGGATGTTGATTCTTTTGGCCAGCGTGGTTTCGGTGGAATTCGGCCTGTCCGTCGCGATCATTGAAATCTCGCTCGGCGTCATCGGCGGGAACTTTTTCGGTCTGCATCCGACGCCGTGGATCACGTTCTTTGCCGGCTTCGGCGGCATTTTGCTCACCTTTCTCGCCGGCGCCGAAGTCGATACGCAGGTCATGCGCGAGAAATTCAAAGAGAGCT